Proteins encoded in a region of the Thermodesulfovibrionales bacterium genome:
- a CDS encoding TraB/GumN family protein, whose product MAKALWYNREKFVWREPTMRGRAVRFLSVLFVLLILTQSLSVPNAASRDQKNFLWKVTTKTGTVYLLGSLHFFRSEDYPLDKGIEDAFERSGVLAVEADVNDITQIDISQLVESALYPDNDNLERHISRETYELTRREFEGLGFPIELVKRQRPWFLALTVSALELVKLGLDPNSGIDMHFLSKAKGRKRIVELESLDYQIRLLSGFSDSEQEQFLLYTLNDTNAVREETDALVRAWKNGDVKGLESVLAKYAGRNGLTSSVYDKLIYQRNRNMVTKIEDYLKTGETSFVVVGAGHLVGDRGIVELLKRKGYHVEQL is encoded by the coding sequence ATGGCAAAGGCACTGTGGTATAATCGTGAAAAATTTGTCTGGAGGGAGCCGACCATGAGGGGAAGAGCTGTAAGATTTTTATCCGTCCTCTTTGTTCTCCTGATCCTGACCCAGTCTCTCTCGGTCCCGAACGCCGCTTCCCGGGATCAGAAAAACTTTCTCTGGAAGGTGACGACAAAGACCGGCACCGTTTATCTGCTCGGTTCCCTGCACTTTTTTCGCAGTGAAGACTATCCACTCGATAAAGGCATCGAGGATGCCTTCGAGAGGTCCGGCGTTTTGGCAGTCGAGGCGGACGTCAATGACATAACGCAGATAGACATCTCACAGCTCGTAGAGAGCGCTCTCTATCCCGACAATGACAACCTCGAAAGGCATATCTCCCGGGAGACCTATGAGCTCACGAGAAGGGAATTCGAAGGACTCGGTTTTCCCATCGAACTTGTGAAGAGGCAGAGGCCCTGGTTTCTCGCTTTGACCGTGTCAGCCCTTGAACTCGTAAAATTAGGATTAGACCCGAATTCCGGCATCGACATGCACTTCCTTTCTAAGGCCAAGGGGAGGAAAAGGATCGTCGAACTCGAGAGTCTCGATTATCAGATCAGGCTGCTTTCGGGATTCTCCGATTCCGAACAGGAACAGTTTCTGTTGTATACCCTGAACGATACGAACGCCGTCAGGGAAGAGACGGATGCGCTCGTGCGTGCGTGGAAGAACGGGGATGTAAAAGGACTCGAATCGGTGCTCGCAAAGTATGCGGGGAGGAACGGGCTGACCTCTTCCGTTTATGACAAGCTCATTTACCAAAGAAACAGGAATATGGTCACCAAAATCGAGGATTACCTGAAAACAGGGGAGACTTCTTTCGTTGTCGTGGGGGCCGGACACCTCGTCGGGGATAGGGGAATTGTCGAGCTGCTCAAGCGGAAGGGGTATCATGTCGAACAGTTGTGA